From Chiloscyllium punctatum isolate Juve2018m chromosome 39, sChiPun1.3, whole genome shotgun sequence, one genomic window encodes:
- the mrps7 gene encoding small ribosomal subunit protein uS7m, with protein MAAGGSPLVMGSAGRLRRCCLNAWIPGLVPVRGSRYNPYYLEPEVNKEQHQIPVTELGPEETAALELRTTRPIKAALSHQSSSVFYDFLVSKFTNMMMLKGQKLLSRSIMSQTFESIKRKQIESYHKASESEKEAIECNPYKIFHQALENCKPVIGLTSIQRGGKSYQVPTPLTDNRRRFLAMKWLITECRENRHRRTHMNERLSQELLAAFNNEGNVIKRKHDLHKMAEANRAFAHFRWW; from the exons ATGGCGGCGGGTGGGAGCCCCTTGGTGATGGGGTCGGCGGGAAGGCTTAGGCGCTGCTGCCTCAATGCTTGGATACCCGG ctTGGTTCCTGTGCGTGGGTCTCGGTACAATCCTTATTACCTGGAACCTGAGGTAAACAAGGAGCAGCACCAGATCCCAGTTACTGAACTTGGCCCAGAGGAGACAGCGGCCCTGGAGCTCAGGACTACCCGACCCATAAAGGCAGCACTAAGTCATCAGAGCAGTAGTGTCTTTTATGACTTCTTGGTCAG CAAGTTCACCAACATGATGATGCTGAAAGGTCAGAAATTACTGTCCAGATCGATCATGAGCCAG ACTTTTGAATCAATTAAACGGAAGCAAATTGAAAGTTACCACAAAGCATCAGAGTCTGAGAAGGAGGCCATTGAATGTAATCCATACAAGATCTTCCACCAAGCTTTAGAAAACTGTAAACCTGTCATTGGGTTGACGAGCATACAACGTGGTGGCAAATCCTACCAG GTGCCAACACCTCTTACTGATAATCGCCGACGTTTCTTGGCCATGAAATGGTTAATTACTGAATGTCGTGAGAATCGGCACCGCCGCACTCATATGAATGAGAGATTGTCACAGGAGTTGCTTGCTGCATTTAACAATGAGGGTAATGTGATCAAAAGGAAGCATGATCTTCACAAAATGGCTGAAGCAAACAGAGCCTTTGCTCATTTTAGGTGGTGGTAA